Proteins from one Cellulosilyticum lentocellum DSM 5427 genomic window:
- a CDS encoding fasciclin domain-containing protein has protein sequence MIHKKDIVTKNGVIHIIDKVMMPPNNE, from the coding sequence ATGATTCATAAGAAAGATATAGTAACTAAGAATGGTGTTATCCATATTATTGATAAAGTGATGATGCCTCCTAATAATGAGTAA
- a CDS encoding 6-phospho-beta-glucosidase — protein sequence MSGLRKDFLWGGATAANQCEGGYLSGGKGLGTVDVIPHGEYRKAIMKGEMHYKDLPEDAYYPSHEAIDMYGNYKEDIALFAEMGFKCYRFSFAWSRIFPTGKELEPNEEGLKFYEDFIDELLKYNIEPVVTICHFDLPLTLVEEYGSWRSRQVIDAYVRYCEAIFKRFNGKVKYWMTFNEINMLMHLPFMGAGIMFEEGDNKLQVQYQAAHNELVASALATKLAHDINPENKVGCMLAAGDYYPYSCKPEDVFAALGKDRENYFFIDVQSRGEYPNYAKKFLEHNNIQIEMGQEDEKILRENTVDFIAFSYYSSRVVSADPTVGEPKLGNAFAGIKNPHLPESEWGWQIDPLGLRITMNTLYDRYQKPLFIVENGLGAVDTLKEDGTVDDDYRIAYLEAHIKAMIEAVEEDGVDLLGYTPWGCIDLVSASTGEMKKRYGFIYVDKDNAGNGDLKRYKKKSFYWYKKIIENNGL from the coding sequence ATGAGTGGACTTAGAAAAGATTTTTTATGGGGCGGCGCAACAGCTGCTAATCAATGTGAAGGTGGTTATTTATCAGGAGGCAAAGGCCTTGGAACAGTAGATGTCATTCCTCATGGAGAATATAGAAAAGCTATTATGAAGGGTGAAATGCACTATAAAGATTTGCCAGAGGATGCATACTACCCTTCTCATGAAGCCATTGATATGTATGGCAACTATAAAGAAGATATTGCTTTATTTGCAGAAATGGGCTTTAAATGCTATCGTTTTTCTTTTGCGTGGTCACGTATCTTTCCAACTGGTAAAGAATTAGAGCCAAATGAAGAGGGACTTAAATTCTATGAAGATTTCATTGATGAATTATTAAAATACAATATTGAACCAGTTGTTACAATTTGTCACTTTGATTTACCACTTACACTTGTAGAAGAGTATGGTTCATGGAGAAGTCGTCAAGTAATCGATGCTTATGTAAGATATTGTGAAGCGATTTTCAAAAGGTTTAATGGTAAAGTTAAATACTGGATGACATTTAACGAAATCAATATGCTCATGCACTTACCATTTATGGGGGCAGGGATTATGTTCGAAGAAGGAGACAACAAACTTCAAGTACAATACCAAGCAGCTCATAATGAACTAGTAGCATCAGCTTTAGCAACTAAGCTTGCTCACGACATTAATCCAGAAAACAAAGTAGGTTGTATGCTTGCAGCAGGAGATTACTATCCATATAGCTGTAAACCAGAAGATGTATTTGCAGCATTAGGTAAAGATAGAGAAAATTACTTCTTTATTGATGTTCAATCAAGAGGAGAATATCCAAACTATGCTAAGAAATTCTTAGAACATAACAATATTCAAATTGAGATGGGTCAAGAAGATGAAAAGATCTTAAGAGAAAACACAGTAGATTTCATTGCATTTAGTTATTATTCATCAAGAGTAGTGAGTGCAGATCCAACAGTAGGTGAGCCAAAGTTAGGGAATGCCTTTGCTGGTATCAAAAACCCACACTTACCTGAAAGTGAATGGGGATGGCAAATTGACCCACTTGGTCTTAGAATTACAATGAATACTTTATATGACCGTTATCAAAAACCACTTTTCATCGTAGAAAATGGTTTAGGTGCAGTAGATACTTTAAAAGAAGATGGCACAGTAGATGATGATTACAGAATTGCTTATTTAGAAGCACACATTAAGGCAATGATTGAAGCAGTAGAAGAAGATGGTGTAGACTTATTAGGTTATACACCTTGGGGATGTATCGATCTTGTAAGTGCCTCAACAGGTGAGATGAAAAAACGCTATGGTTTTATTTACGTAGATAAAGATAATGCTGGTAATGGAGACTTAAAAAGATATAAAAAGAAATCCTTCTATTGGTATAAAAAAATTATTGAGAATAATGGACTATGA
- a CDS encoding beta-glucoside-specific PTS transporter subunit IIABC produces the protein MNYKSLAEEILRLVGGESNIASLVHCATRLRFTLKDEKKADTAKLKQTKGIMGVVSSGGQYQVIIGSDVSHVFKEIMGMTKLENSNAGEEKDNRKIADKVIDTISGIFTPVLPAITAAGMLKAVLAILITTKLITNDSQTYQVLNFMADAGFYFLPILLANSAAKKFKVNPYMAMMIGGMLLHPTFTGMITAAKEAGTGIAVFGMNIPLASYGSSVIPIILSVWLMSYVEPFADKVSPKAVKFFLKPLITAMVVGIATLVVVGPLGYIISDKVAVGIGAIEARASWLVPTIIGALSPLLVMTGTHYGIIPIGINNIMTLGYDTFVGPGMMVSNVAQGGAALAISLKTKDSEFKQLASTAGITGLCGITEPALYGVNLKTKIGLYASIIGGGIGGLFFGIFGVARYATGSPGLLTLPVYIGGDSMSNFYYACIGVVISIVVAFIIAFALYKDSVDETVEEKKEEVKKAPAKEGMTVICAPLTGEAVALSEVNDLTFAEEIMGPGMAIIPTEGKVVSPVNGTVAMIFETKHAIALVDDNGTELLIHVGLDTVKLGGKYFTAYVKAGDKVKVGSPLVDFDLNGIKGEGYDIITPVIVTNNAEYSGILPINDRAVKMGEEVIKVVK, from the coding sequence ATGAATTACAAAAGTTTAGCAGAAGAAATTCTTCGCCTAGTTGGTGGGGAAAGCAATATCGCATCACTTGTACATTGTGCAACAAGATTACGTTTTACCTTAAAAGACGAAAAGAAAGCGGACACTGCAAAGCTTAAACAAACTAAAGGTATTATGGGTGTTGTAAGTAGCGGTGGTCAATATCAAGTTATTATTGGTAGTGATGTATCACATGTTTTCAAAGAGATTATGGGCATGACAAAATTAGAAAATAGTAATGCGGGAGAAGAAAAAGATAATCGTAAGATAGCGGATAAAGTAATTGATACGATTTCGGGTATTTTCACACCAGTCTTACCAGCTATTACAGCAGCAGGTATGCTTAAAGCAGTATTAGCCATTCTTATTACCACCAAGCTAATTACTAATGATTCACAAACCTATCAAGTATTAAACTTTATGGCAGATGCAGGTTTTTACTTCTTGCCAATCTTACTTGCGAATTCAGCAGCTAAAAAGTTCAAAGTTAATCCATATATGGCCATGATGATTGGTGGAATGCTACTTCATCCAACATTTACAGGCATGATTACTGCTGCTAAAGAAGCAGGTACAGGTATCGCAGTATTCGGTATGAATATTCCATTAGCCAGCTATGGGTCAAGCGTAATTCCTATTATCTTATCAGTATGGTTAATGTCTTATGTAGAACCATTTGCTGATAAAGTATCACCAAAAGCAGTTAAGTTCTTTTTAAAACCATTAATTACAGCAATGGTAGTAGGTATTGCGACATTAGTTGTTGTTGGACCACTTGGTTACATTATTAGTGATAAAGTTGCAGTTGGTATTGGTGCAATTGAAGCACGTGCAAGCTGGTTAGTACCAACAATCATAGGGGCGTTATCACCACTTTTAGTTATGACAGGAACACATTACGGCATTATTCCAATTGGAATTAATAATATTATGACATTAGGTTATGATACATTTGTAGGACCAGGAATGATGGTTTCTAATGTGGCTCAAGGTGGAGCAGCATTAGCTATTTCTTTAAAAACAAAAGACTCAGAATTTAAACAATTAGCAAGTACTGCAGGTATTACAGGTTTATGTGGGATTACAGAACCAGCATTATATGGTGTAAACTTAAAAACTAAGATAGGTCTTTATGCATCTATCATTGGTGGAGGTATTGGTGGTCTATTTTTCGGTATATTTGGAGTTGCTAGATATGCAACAGGTTCTCCAGGACTATTAACATTACCAGTTTATATCGGTGGAGATTCAATGTCTAACTTCTACTATGCATGTATAGGTGTAGTAATCAGTATTGTGGTAGCATTTATTATTGCATTTGCACTTTATAAAGATTCAGTAGATGAAACAGTAGAAGAGAAAAAAGAAGAAGTAAAAAAAGCACCAGCTAAAGAGGGAATGACAGTTATTTGTGCACCTCTTACTGGAGAAGCAGTAGCATTAAGTGAAGTAAATGATTTAACTTTTGCAGAAGAAATTATGGGGCCAGGGATGGCTATTATCCCAACAGAAGGTAAAGTGGTTTCACCAGTAAATGGAACAGTAGCAATGATTTTTGAAACAAAACACGCTATTGCCTTAGTAGATGATAATGGAACAGAATTATTAATCCACGTAGGTCTTGATACAGTTAAATTAGGTGGTAAGTACTTTACAGCTTATGTTAAAGCAGGAGATAAAGTAAAAGTAGGCTCACCACTTGTAGATTTTGATTTAAATGGTATTAAAGGTGAAGGCTATGATATCATTACACCAGTTATCGTAACTAACAATGCTGAATATAGCGGTATCTTACCAATTAATGATAGAGCTGTAAAAATGGGCGAAGAAGTTATTAAAGTAGTAAAATAA
- the licT gene encoding BglG family transcription antiterminator LicT, protein MKVVKVINNNLIKSFDDKNNEVLVMGCGLGFKKVPGDEINESLIEKIYTVNDKTNSSQLIQLLEKIPLEQIQTTNEIISFAKASLGKKLNQNIYITLVDHINFALERRKNGVAIRNALLWEIKKLYNHEFLVGKEALNIISRRLGVSLPEDEAGFIALHFVNALMDDLSMEKTTDMTKMIQRILSIIKYHFKLELDEYSIHYERFITHLKFFAQRIFTGVKIEDQDSQFIEVLKLKYKKEYECTLKVRDYIKQEFNCDLTEDEMIYLTIHINRITTTI, encoded by the coding sequence ATGAAAGTTGTTAAAGTCATTAATAATAACCTCATCAAATCCTTTGATGATAAGAATAATGAAGTATTGGTTATGGGATGTGGACTAGGATTTAAAAAGGTTCCAGGAGACGAGATTAATGAAAGCTTAATTGAAAAGATTTATACAGTAAATGATAAAACTAACTCTTCTCAGCTTATTCAACTTCTCGAAAAGATACCTCTTGAACAAATCCAAACTACTAACGAAATTATTAGCTTTGCTAAGGCTTCGTTAGGTAAAAAGTTAAACCAAAACATTTATATTACCTTAGTAGATCACATTAATTTTGCGCTAGAACGTCGGAAAAATGGCGTGGCCATTAGAAATGCACTACTTTGGGAGATAAAAAAGCTTTATAATCACGAGTTTTTAGTAGGGAAAGAAGCACTTAATATTATTTCACGTAGACTAGGTGTGAGTTTACCAGAGGATGAAGCTGGTTTTATTGCCCTTCATTTTGTAAATGCTCTTATGGATGATTTATCTATGGAAAAAACCACAGATATGACAAAGATGATTCAAAGAATACTAAGCATCATCAAATACCATTTCAAACTGGAACTTGATGAATACTCTATTCATTATGAACGCTTTATCACACACCTTAAATTTTTTGCTCAGCGTATTTTCACTGGGGTAAAAATAGAGGATCAGGACTCTCAGTTTATCGAAGTTTTAAAGCTTAAGTATAAGAAAGAGTATGAATGTACTTTGAAGGTAAGAGATTATATTAAGCAAGAATTTAATTGTGACCTTACTGAAGATGAAATGATTTATTTAACCATTCACATTAATCGTATTACTACAACTATATAA
- a CDS encoding NADAR family protein produces MVFDLESLQKEYQSGKTYKYIFFWGHTPNKVDTIDTSCFSQWWPCKFQVDEIWYSCAEQYMMAEKARLFEDEEVAEKILKVVHPKQMKELGRLVKGFKQEVWEEHCYEIVKRGNMEKFSQNPELLNYLLNTKGSILVEASPVDKIWGIGMDKRNEAVENPMKWEGKNLLGFALTEVRESILKRKG; encoded by the coding sequence ATGGTTTTTGATTTAGAAAGCTTGCAAAAGGAGTATCAATCAGGAAAGACTTATAAATATATATTCTTTTGGGGACATACACCCAATAAAGTAGATACTATAGATACCAGTTGTTTTAGTCAATGGTGGCCTTGCAAATTTCAAGTAGATGAAATTTGGTATAGCTGCGCGGAACAATATATGATGGCTGAAAAAGCTAGGTTATTTGAAGATGAGGAAGTAGCAGAAAAGATTCTAAAGGTAGTTCATCCCAAACAAATGAAAGAATTAGGTCGTCTTGTCAAAGGTTTTAAACAAGAAGTATGGGAAGAACATTGTTATGAAATTGTTAAACGAGGAAATATGGAAAAGTTTTCTCAAAATCCAGAATTACTAAATTATCTTTTAAACACTAAAGGAAGCATTTTAGTAGAAGCTAGTCCAGTGGATAAGATTTGGGGAATTGGTATGGATAAAAGAAATGAAGCTGTAGAAAATCCTATGAAATGGGAAGGTAAAAACTTATTAGGTTTTGCCCTTACAGAAGTAAGAGAGTCAATCCTTAAGAGAAAAGGGTGA
- a CDS encoding AAA family ATPase, with translation MSKVGLTLGKYAPFHKGHQYVIETALEENDEVIVVIYDTDVMPIPLYVRANWIRTLYPQVTVIEAWDGPVGYSHEREYEIREEQYILGLLNGKKVDAFYCSEYYGEHMAKALGAIDRRIDEARKVVPISATMIRTNPYQYREFLSDVVYRDLIIKVVFVGAMSTGKSTITEALAKKYHTTFASEYGRDYWSEHQVDRRISFEAFDEIAVGHIEREEKAFLEADKYCFVDTNAITTYMFALDYHGKAPDLLTRLALENSSRYDLFFLCEDDTPYDDTWDRSGDQKRHVFHKQIIADLKQRRIPYITLEGSLEERIKKVERVLESFEPYNNFFGKEL, from the coding sequence ATGAGCAAGGTAGGACTTACACTTGGGAAGTATGCACCTTTTCATAAAGGTCATCAATATGTTATCGAAACTGCTCTTGAGGAAAATGATGAAGTTATTGTAGTGATTTATGATACAGACGTGATGCCAATACCTCTTTATGTAAGAGCTAATTGGATAAGAACCTTGTATCCTCAGGTAACAGTCATAGAAGCTTGGGATGGACCGGTAGGGTATTCTCATGAAAGAGAGTATGAGATTAGAGAAGAGCAATATATTTTAGGATTACTGAATGGTAAGAAAGTAGATGCCTTTTATTGCAGCGAATACTATGGAGAACATATGGCTAAGGCCTTAGGAGCCATAGATAGAAGAATAGATGAAGCGAGAAAAGTAGTGCCTATATCTGCAACTATGATTCGCACCAATCCTTATCAGTATAGAGAGTTCCTAAGCGATGTTGTTTATAGAGACCTTATTATTAAAGTTGTTTTCGTAGGTGCCATGTCTACTGGTAAATCTACTATAACAGAAGCTTTAGCCAAAAAGTATCATACGACTTTTGCTAGTGAGTATGGTAGGGATTATTGGAGTGAACATCAAGTAGATCGCAGGATAAGCTTTGAGGCCTTTGATGAAATTGCCGTAGGACATATTGAAAGGGAAGAGAAGGCATTTTTAGAAGCTGATAAATATTGTTTTGTTGATACTAATGCTATTACCACTTATATGTTTGCGCTAGATTATCATGGTAAAGCACCAGATTTACTTACCAGATTAGCATTAGAGAATAGTAGTCGGTATGATTTATTCTTCTTATGCGAAGATGACACTCCTTATGATGATACTTGGGATAGAAGTGGTGATCAAAAGAGACATGTATTTCATAAGCAGATTATTGCTGACTTAAAACAAAGAAGAATTCCTTATATTACTTTAGAAGGAAGCCTAGAAGAAAGAATTAAAAAGGTAGAGAGGGTATTAGAAAGCTTTGAGCCTTATAATAACTTCTTTGGAAAGGAGCTTTAA
- the pnuC gene encoding nicotinamide riboside transporter PnuC, with translation MKQIGKWNAYELLWLGLFCAVAIGITIAKKDSFFGFTVFLTGVLCVVLTAKGNITSYIFGMYNTFGYAWLAYQNGLFGEVALNLLFFVPMNIVGFIMWKKHLDEGVVEMKRMNLKGVFITGVICVIGIIALGYGLSLIQGQNSPFIDATTNLLSIVATILMVKRYREQWMVYIALNIFTIIMWGIRTVAGSPDGIIMVVMWSAYLINAFYGLYTWSKGASKQSEEVAA, from the coding sequence ATGAAACAAATAGGAAAATGGAATGCTTATGAATTACTTTGGTTAGGCCTATTTTGCGCTGTGGCTATAGGAATTACGATTGCAAAAAAGGATAGTTTCTTTGGCTTTACTGTGTTTTTAACGGGGGTGTTGTGTGTCGTATTAACGGCTAAAGGGAATATTACAAGCTATATTTTCGGTATGTATAATACCTTTGGTTATGCGTGGCTTGCTTATCAAAATGGTTTATTTGGAGAAGTAGCATTAAATCTGCTATTCTTTGTACCTATGAATATAGTGGGATTTATTATGTGGAAAAAGCACTTAGATGAAGGCGTTGTAGAAATGAAACGTATGAATTTAAAGGGGGTTTTTATAACAGGAGTTATATGTGTGATAGGCATTATTGCATTAGGTTATGGTCTGTCGCTCATACAAGGTCAAAACTCACCTTTTATAGATGCGACGACAAATCTCCTATCTATTGTAGCAACTATATTAATGGTAAAGAGATACCGTGAGCAATGGATGGTTTATATCGCTCTTAATATTTTTACTATCATCATGTGGGGCATTAGAACAGTAGCAGGAAGTCCGGATGGTATTATTATGGTTGTTATGTGGAGTGCTTATTTAATCAATGCATTTTATGGTCTATATACTTGGAGTAAGGGAGCAAGTAAACAAAGTGAGGAGGTGGCGGCATGA
- a CDS encoding NUDIX hydrolase, protein MEEINHKKISEAEYLSTYSSSEFERPSVATDMVIFTVAESEKENYRKLPEKELQVLLIKRGKHPFLGQWALPGGFVRPTETTEQAAQRELCEETGVQEVYLEQLYTFSELGRDPRTWVMSCAYMALVDQSLVKLKAGDDADEAKWFKLIYKKIEETEETKEGGLTKYERYQLSLEAREEQNQRVDRKEKKEKIQLQAEIEKKVVINDNGRTSELFITKNSGIAFDHAKIIAYAVGRLRGKIEYTDIALHLMPRQFTLTALQQVYEVILDKPLLKAAFRRKIVDLVKETENYTDKVGHRPSRLYEKNWMD, encoded by the coding sequence ATGGAAGAGATTAATCATAAGAAAATCAGTGAGGCTGAATATTTGTCCACATATTCTAGTAGTGAGTTTGAAAGGCCTTCAGTAGCTACAGATATGGTGATTTTTACTGTGGCAGAATCGGAGAAAGAGAATTATCGTAAGTTGCCAGAGAAGGAGCTCCAGGTTCTATTAATCAAAAGAGGAAAGCATCCTTTTTTAGGTCAGTGGGCACTGCCAGGTGGATTTGTAAGGCCTACAGAAACAACGGAGCAAGCTGCTCAAAGAGAGCTTTGTGAAGAAACTGGGGTGCAAGAAGTATACCTAGAGCAGTTGTATACCTTTAGTGAGCTAGGGAGAGATCCAAGAACTTGGGTAATGAGCTGTGCGTATATGGCACTAGTTGACCAAAGTCTTGTTAAACTAAAAGCAGGAGATGATGCTGATGAGGCAAAATGGTTTAAGCTTATTTATAAGAAAATAGAAGAAACAGAAGAAACAAAAGAGGGGGGGCTTACTAAATATGAAAGGTATCAGCTTAGTCTAGAAGCTAGAGAAGAACAAAACCAAAGGGTGGATAGGAAGGAAAAGAAAGAAAAAATTCAGTTACAAGCGGAGATAGAAAAGAAAGTAGTAATAAATGATAATGGGAGAACGAGTGAATTATTCATTACAAAGAATTCCGGTATAGCCTTTGACCATGCCAAGATCATTGCTTATGCTGTAGGACGCCTAAGGGGAAAAATAGAATACACAGATATAGCCTTGCATCTGATGCCAAGACAATTTACTTTAACAGCGCTTCAACAGGTCTATGAAGTGATTCTAGATAAACCTTTATTAAAGGCTGCTTTTAGAAGAAAGATAGTAGATTTAGTAAAAGAAACGGAGAACTATACAGATAAAGTAGGACATAGGCCATCTAGATTATATGAAAAAAATTGGATGGATTAG
- a CDS encoding sigma-70 family RNA polymerase sigma factor, whose protein sequence is MENKIINYIIENKEKYYRIAYSYVKNKEDALDIVQDAIVKALRYQHTLKDVNYLNTWFCKIIINTCKTYLQKKNRYIDTWDEALESYGEPTYDHYKPFELEEALDHLSYNEKTIVLLRYYNSLELKEIAHIMDQNLSTVKSTLYRALKKLKPLLENDYRGEAHEQV, encoded by the coding sequence ATGGAAAATAAAATCATTAACTATATCATTGAAAATAAAGAAAAATACTATCGCATAGCCTATAGCTATGTGAAAAATAAGGAAGATGCTCTTGATATCGTTCAAGATGCCATTGTCAAAGCTCTTCGATATCAGCATACCTTAAAGGATGTGAACTATCTTAATACTTGGTTCTGTAAGATTATCATTAATACCTGTAAAACATATTTACAAAAGAAAAACCGTTACATAGACACCTGGGATGAAGCTTTAGAAAGTTATGGTGAACCCACCTACGACCATTACAAACCTTTTGAACTAGAAGAAGCTCTAGACCACTTATCCTATAATGAAAAAACCATTGTTCTTTTAAGGTATTACAATAGCCTAGAACTTAAAGAAATAGCCCATATTATGGATCAAAATCTTAGCACTGTTAAGTCCACCTTATATCGTGCATTAAAAAAATTAAAACCTTTATTAGAAAATGATTATCGAGGTGAAGCCCATGAACAAGTATAA
- a CDS encoding anti-sigma-V factor rsiV, whose product MNKYKADETHNEQLTNQLLEHMNTIEIPKELDSLVNAAIEKGKKTERMIIMKKWIRNSTATAAAIIVGFVGATNLSPTFAKSLSDIPVVNTLVKVVSFIQFDYHEDTYEATIDTPVLEGLTNEKLEATLNQKYLEENKKLYEQFEKDVADMKSFEEGGHLGVDSGFEIKTNNDQILSIARYVVNTVGSSSTTMTYDTIDKQNEIIITLPSLFKDDSYIEIISENIKEQMRTKRAADSNLMYWIAGEPDAIDGFDRILADQSFYITDQGKLVISFDKYIVGPGSMGIQEFEIPTDTIQDILVSNTYIK is encoded by the coding sequence ATGAACAAGTATAAAGCAGACGAAACACATAATGAACAACTAACCAATCAACTTTTAGAACACATGAATACTATTGAAATTCCTAAAGAACTAGATAGTCTAGTGAATGCCGCTATTGAAAAAGGTAAAAAAACAGAAAGGATGATTATTATGAAAAAATGGATTAGAAATAGCACTGCCACTGCAGCTGCAATCATTGTTGGTTTTGTAGGAGCTACTAACTTAAGTCCTACTTTTGCTAAGTCTTTAAGCGATATTCCAGTTGTTAATACCTTAGTTAAAGTTGTTAGTTTTATACAATTTGATTATCATGAAGATACCTATGAAGCTACTATAGATACACCTGTATTAGAAGGCTTAACTAATGAAAAGCTAGAAGCTACTTTAAATCAAAAATACCTAGAAGAAAACAAAAAACTCTATGAACAATTTGAAAAAGACGTTGCTGACATGAAATCTTTTGAAGAAGGTGGCCACTTAGGCGTAGATTCTGGTTTTGAAATTAAAACTAATAATGATCAAATTCTATCTATCGCTCGCTACGTCGTGAATACTGTTGGTTCTTCTTCTACAACTATGACCTATGATACTATTGATAAGCAAAACGAGATAATTATTACACTTCCAAGTTTATTTAAAGATGATAGTTATATAGAAATCATCAGTGAAAATATTAAAGAGCAAATGAGAACCAAAAGAGCTGCTGATTCAAACTTAATGTACTGGATTGCCGGTGAACCTGATGCTATTGATGGCTTTGATCGCATTTTAGCTGACCAATCATTCTATATTACAGATCAAGGTAAACTTGTTATTTCCTTTGATAAATATATTGTAGGACCTGGCTCTATGGGTATTCAAGAATTTGAAATCCCAACTGATACGATTCAAGATATTCTAGTAAGCAATACCTATATTAAATAA
- a CDS encoding motility protein A: MDLSIIVFLVFSFGALFLGFILEGGHLLALFIGTAAIIVFGGTIGAVGLSFPMEEIKRLPKIIGVLFNYKPIDNYKITKQFYELTTIARAEGILALEDAAGRNGIKHPLITKGLRLIVDGVDTNHIYKSLVTDAENIDARHEAGFAIFESAGGYSPTMGIIGTVMGLVHVLGNLSDPSTLGPKIAVAFIATLYGVGTANLLWLPIATRLKNISEKESLSNQMVINALVALQQGKHPKLVIDDMSAFLTQEEREKVLKELKLGDD; this comes from the coding sequence ATGGATCTCTCTATTATTGTATTTTTAGTCTTTAGTTTTGGCGCGTTATTTCTTGGTTTTATTTTAGAGGGTGGACATCTATTAGCCTTGTTTATTGGAACAGCTGCAATCATTGTTTTCGGCGGCACCATCGGCGCAGTAGGTTTATCTTTCCCTATGGAAGAGATTAAAAGACTTCCTAAAATCATCGGTGTTTTATTTAATTATAAGCCTATTGATAATTATAAAATTACCAAACAATTTTATGAACTCACCACTATTGCTAGAGCCGAAGGTATACTTGCCCTTGAAGATGCAGCTGGCAGAAACGGTATTAAGCACCCTCTTATTACCAAAGGACTCCGCTTAATTGTAGATGGTGTAGATACTAATCATATTTATAAATCTCTAGTAACAGATGCTGAAAATATAGATGCTAGACATGAAGCTGGCTTTGCTATATTTGAGTCTGCTGGCGGTTACTCTCCAACTATGGGTATCATCGGAACAGTTATGGGACTCGTTCACGTTTTAGGAAACCTAAGTGATCCAAGTACCTTAGGTCCTAAAATTGCTGTTGCCTTCATTGCTACTTTATATGGTGTTGGTACAGCTAACTTACTATGGCTCCCTATTGCTACACGTTTGAAAAATATTAGTGAGAAAGAGTCTCTAAGTAATCAAATGGTTATTAATGCACTTGTTGCTCTGCAACAAGGAAAGCATCCAAAGCTTGTTATAGATGATATGTCTGCTTTCCTAACACAAGAAGAACGTGAAAAGGTATTAAAAGAGTTAAAGCTAGGTGATGACTAA
- a CDS encoding flagellar motor protein MotB — translation MAKKKPKKENSERWLLTYSDLITLLMIFFVVMYSMSNVDSKKYEELAGSLSNSLGILQGGVGMSNANAAGTDSSIPFHQTISASQEIQTKLKDYLETHDLTEQVSLHVEPQGLTLSFDDNILFDSGKADIQSAYKKNLLEICDILKTFTNDVVVEGHTDNLPIHTSQFSSNWELASIRAINVVHLFIDEGKLPASKLSAISYGEYRPIASNDTPEGRAKNRRIDIILLSSTFYEESQASK, via the coding sequence ATGGCTAAGAAAAAACCTAAAAAGGAAAATAGTGAGCGTTGGCTTCTCACCTATTCTGACCTTATTACACTCCTTATGATTTTCTTCGTTGTTATGTATAGCATGAGTAATGTAGATAGTAAAAAGTACGAGGAACTTGCTGGTTCTCTTAGCAACTCACTTGGTATTTTACAAGGAGGTGTGGGCATGTCAAATGCCAATGCTGCTGGTACAGACTCCTCCATTCCTTTTCACCAAACCATAAGTGCTTCTCAGGAAATTCAAACTAAGCTAAAGGACTACTTAGAAACTCATGATTTAACCGAACAAGTCAGTCTTCATGTTGAACCTCAGGGCCTCACCCTTAGCTTTGATGATAATATTTTATTTGATAGTGGTAAAGCAGATATACAATCTGCTTATAAGAAGAATCTACTAGAAATTTGTGATATACTTAAAACCTTCACTAATGACGTAGTGGTTGAGGGACATACGGATAATCTTCCTATTCATACCTCTCAGTTTAGTTCTAACTGGGAACTGGCATCCATAAGAGCTATTAACGTGGTTCATCTTTTTATTGATGAAGGTAAGCTCCCAGCTTCTAAACTTTCAGCTATTTCTTACGGCGAATATAGACCTATTGCTTCCAATGATACGCCTGAAGGACGTGCTAAAAATAGACGAATTGATATCATACTACTAAGTAGTACTTTTTATGAGGAAAGTCAGGCATCTAAATAG